The nucleotide window ACCATTCCAAACCTCGTCTTCGGGTTGGTCTCGGGAGAAAAGGACGCTGATGACTAGCTTCATTGTCCCCAACTCATGGCCGCCAGGGTTTTATCCTCCAACAGTGAATAGTCCCCTTCTCTTTTTGTTTCCACGTTTCCGGAATATCACGAGATGGTCCAGTTTTGCTCTATTGTCTTACCGTGCTCCCAATTATTTGTCTTCCCGGCAATCTTCATCATTGAGATAGACTTGTCAGTGTGCAAGGAAGTACCTTGACCTAAAACCTCCGACAGACCGGTTTCCTTCCGGGCCCGCCCTAACGGggccatcccatcccatcccatctcagcCTCTTCCTGTGTTTCCGGGATTGAAACGTGCCGGTGTTGTGTCTGTCTGTCCTGACCAAATTTGTCGACCAGCCAGGTGATCTGCTTGTGTACTGTACCAAGTATCAAGCTTGCTAATAAGCTCTAGCTGCGATGACTGATGTCTTTGCAGGAGTTAATCAGGATTTAATATAGCTACGGGGCGCGCTGTGTATACTCGGATCCGATAGCGCTTGCTATCTTCGGCTGTGAAgcttttaattatttaacaATGGTGTTATTTTCGCCCTGCGCAAGTTTGAGATTTGATAGTATTTGTTATTGCAAGCGTTTTATTTAAGCAGATCATAGTCTCGATAGTTAATTCTAATCATAGCAGCTCCCTTAATTTTGAGTGGGAAGATATACTGCGTAAGCGCCGGTAGGAACGGCAACTACCTTGGTGTCCTGTCGTCTCGTATGCATCTCAGTGGCGGGCCGGGGGACAAGAACTCACCGCATCACCACACCATTCCCACCAAAAGCGGTTTCTCGGATTAAAATGGTCAAAAAAATGTAGAGATTGTCTCTGTGCCACGAGGCGACCGCGGTGGAATTGCGTCACTGTCGTTACACCGACGTCTCTCGACGTAACTTCTCTTTCACACAGAACcgaggggtgatgatggctgtcGTGAAATCAGGCAACAGGTGAGAAAAGGTAATGTATTAACCACAAAATTGAGAAGTGCATATTCCCAGCCCGTAAATCCCCAACAAgtgccaaaaaaaaaaaaaaaaagaaaaaaaaaagatcccAAAACGCCGACTTGCCTGTtcattcccatcatcaacctttatccatccatcccacaaaagagcaaaaaaaaaaaaaaaaaatgaaaaataCACCCCAGGGTATAACCTAACATCAATTCCTATATCCCGTCccatccatcttcaacaccattTTTATATCCTTCAATCAAAACCACCCAGCTATACACCATCAATATCCATACCGCTGCTGCGTATACTGCTGcccttgctgttgctgctgctgccccccgCCCGGCTGCAAAGGCGAAGGAACCTTTGCGTAATCAGCCGGGTTATACGCCGCATAAGGCGACTTCTGAATCGAATCATGCTTCCTCTGCCCCGTGTGATGCTCCTCATTCGTCTCCCTATGCGGCGCCaactgctgttgctgccctGGGTACCCCCCTTTTAGATCAGGGTTCGGAGACGTGATGCTTGACTGATAACTCGCCGGGCGTGAACCCGCATTCGACCACTGGCCCTGCTGCGAGTGTGGACTGccgtggttggtgggggggcgGTTTGGATCAACTAATGACTCCCGGTTAGCTGCGCTCGGTGTGGGTTGCGGTGAAGGCAATGGTGAATTAAATTTCGGGGTGCGCTGACCATTGGCAAAGACAAAGTCGCCAGGCATTTCGACGGcaaagttgttgttggtttggcCGGCCTCTACGCCGGGGAGTTCCTGGGGGCCGTTATCATGGGGGATTTGCCCGTattggggtggttgttgctgctgttgctgggctgCTTGGATTTGCTGCTGGAGACCCCCCGGCCCTTGAGAGCCTGCCGTGCCGGGTCGTCCGTAGGGGCTGTGCACTGATGTGACTCTGGGGATTTGGTACGGCATTCTTGGTGAGTGCATCTGCGGCGGGGTGCTGCCGCCGTTGACAGACGGTGGGTAGTGAAGACTGGAAGGAGACGGCAATGGTGATCGTACAGTGTTGCGTCTGTCGGCTGGGTTGAGCGTCTTCAGCTTTCCGTCCTCAATCATGGCTGACAGCACACCGGCATCCAGCagctcggccttcttgatcatCCTCTGCACCATTTCGGCCGACGCCTTCTTCATCTGAGACCTGACATAGCTGACCATGGTGACGTTGCACTTGATTTCGATGTCCTCGCGGAGGTAGAGTCCGTCTGAAGGTACGCCTAATGCTTTGAGGCCAATCTCTGGCACCTCGGGGGGCTCGACACCGGGTTGGTTACCCGCGATGCGATAGGTGCTGCGCATGTCGATATTCATGGGCGCGTAGACGTGTGTTTGAAGCCCCCAGGGCATATCGTGAAAGCAGCCGTTGAACTTGATAGTTGAGGATCCCATCTTACCGATTCCAGGCACGAGCTGGAGGCGCTCCGTGATCTCATACCAAGTCGAGTAATACTCATCGGTCTCGGCATTTTGAGGCGCCGCGATGGGCTTGTGGTCGATAACCAGTGGGTTGAGCGTGATGACTTCTGAATGAGAATGAAGAATATCAATGGCGAGTTGGCGGGGGATAAAGCCCGGGATGGGCGTGATGACGGTGAAGGTGTCCTTCTTCCGCAACATGGCGAATGAGATGATCCTGAACTCTTACGGTTGTATGAGAGAATAAAAGTTGGATATACAGTTCACGATGGTGATGTGAGCGATTACTCGTTCCAGGTTGTTAGTTCTGGGGGATGCAGAATGAAAAACTAGAATAAAGCTGTCAGGTCGGCATGGGGATATGGGGCAGGAGTGCTAAAAATGGTACAACAAAGAAGCTGTGGTAGTATCAAAGAGGGGAGAGGGCGTGGGAAGCGGGTTGATCGGATGGGACCTGGGGTTTCTTGAACAAACGGCTGGGCTCTGGGCGGCCCTCGCTGTGAGTGGTTGAAGCTGCAGGACTGTTGGTCGCTCCCTGCTGGGCAGATGGGACCAGGGAGTCTGCTCAGCCCAAAGAGGCCGGCCCAAAGCCGCCAGTCGCTCAATTCCCCCGCCAAGTGACAAGGTCAATCAACCATCTGGGCTGGGACTCGGAGACCCTTTGTCCCGGAGAGCCGTCCAGCACGATGACGTGAGACGGACGGCCGCGCCTCTTGTACGTACTACTTAATCGAGCAGTTTGCCATGCTGCTCTCTATCACTGCCCTCCTCTACATCCTCTACGTCCTCTACATCCTCTACCTCCTCTACTTTCTGTGATGAAGCAATGAAACATGGGCAAAAGCTCAGTCCTTCGTATGGGTAACTTGAGACAAGCTGGTGGTTTTGATCGCTGGTCAAGCTCTTTAGTGTGAGAACCGTTAATGCTGTTGGGTCCACTTGACCCAAACGTGGAGGCCCTTGGGTTTTTTGAATGTTTGCCATGTGCGAGGAACCAGTGCACTGTCTTCCATGCCCGTGTAACCGAAAGTTGGGAGACGTGTCGCCAGCCCTTTTGTCAAGAGGCATATAGCTCATGTCGGTGGTGAGCATGGGCCCTCTGTTGGTGATATAAGTGATAGATTCTGATAGGTCCCGAGTATCTGATACCCACGGACACATGGAACACTGACTGTTGACAATTCCATGCATCCATGCCGGGCTAGAGGCTCTACAGTG belongs to Podospora bellae-mahoneyi strain CBS 112042 chromosome 6, whole genome shotgun sequence and includes:
- a CDS encoding hypothetical protein (EggNog:ENOG503P0RM) codes for the protein MLRKKDTFTVITPIPGFIPRQLAIDILHSHSEVITLNPLVIDHKPIAAPQNAETDEYYSTWYEITERLQLVPGIGKMGSSTIKFNGCFHDMPWGLQTHVYAPMNIDMRSTYRIAGNQPGVEPPEVPEIGLKALGVPSDGLYLREDIEIKCNVTMVSYVRSQMKKASAEMVQRMIKKAELLDAGVLSAMIEDGKLKTLNPADRRNTVRSPLPSPSSLHYPPSVNGGSTPPQMHSPRMPYQIPRVTSVHSPYGRPGTAGSQGPGGLQQQIQAAQQQQQQPPQYGQIPHDNGPQELPGVEAGQTNNNFAVEMPGDFVFANVDPNRPPTNHGSPHSQQGQWSNAGSRPASYQSSITSPNPDLKGGYPGQQQQLAPHRETNEEHHTGQRKHDSIQKSPYAAYNPADYAKVPSPLQPGGGQQQQQQGQQYTQQRYGY